The following coding sequences lie in one Paenibacillus durus ATCC 35681 genomic window:
- a CDS encoding proline--tRNA ligase, whose translation MRQSQLLLNTLRERPSEADTEGHGLLLRGGYIRQLAAGIYSYLPLGRRVLCKIEGIVREEMERAGVQEVMLPSMQPAELWMESGRYGTYGNNLMTVNDRHGREFILGPTHEEAVTSLMKNEVSSYRKLPVKVYQIGTKFRDEKRPRFGLLRGREFIMKDAYSFDISEEGLDLSYRTMFGAYNRIFARCGLRFRAVEADAGTIGGDGGSHEFIALSSIGEDTVAVCGHCDYAANLEQAETAARNGESIGSGAKEIGLDTPQADQDGAANDDIPPLEKFHTPDIRTIDQLTAAFGLKPEQIIKTLIYKAGGDIVAVLVRGDHEVNEIKLGKYLGAEDIALADDSTVAAAAGVISGYVGPAGLKLPVLADYAVAAMTEGTTGAGERDYHLRGVRPGRDFPLAHIGDFRNAAEGDQCPRCREGHLTLHRGIEIGHVFKLGTRYSDKLSAAFLDASGRERSMIMGCYGVGISRLLAAVAEQNAGEGGIAWPDALAPFEVQVIIVSIKDEAQAALAEKLYGTLKKLGLEVLLDDRDERPGVKFKDSGLIGTPQVVVIGREAAIERVEYENRVSGVKETLGFEEAVLRITEHVKTSTFAD comes from the coding sequence ATGCGACAAAGTCAGTTATTACTCAACACTTTACGGGAGCGGCCTTCGGAAGCGGACACGGAAGGACACGGGCTGCTGCTGCGCGGTGGCTACATCCGGCAGCTTGCCGCCGGCATTTACAGCTATCTTCCCCTGGGCCGCCGCGTTCTGTGCAAAATTGAGGGGATTGTCCGGGAGGAAATGGAACGCGCCGGCGTCCAGGAGGTGATGCTGCCCTCGATGCAGCCGGCGGAGCTGTGGATGGAATCGGGGCGCTACGGAACGTACGGCAACAATCTGATGACGGTAAACGACCGTCACGGACGGGAATTTATTCTTGGACCGACGCATGAAGAGGCCGTCACTTCCCTGATGAAGAACGAAGTGAGTTCCTACCGGAAGCTGCCGGTGAAGGTCTACCAGATCGGAACCAAATTCCGCGACGAGAAGCGGCCGCGCTTCGGGCTTCTGCGGGGGCGCGAATTCATTATGAAGGACGCCTACTCTTTCGACATCTCCGAGGAGGGGCTGGACTTGTCCTACCGGACTATGTTCGGGGCGTACAACCGGATCTTCGCCCGCTGCGGGCTTCGCTTTCGGGCGGTGGAGGCGGATGCGGGAACGATCGGCGGAGACGGCGGCAGTCACGAGTTTATTGCCCTTTCTTCAATTGGCGAGGACACGGTCGCCGTCTGCGGGCATTGCGATTACGCGGCAAATTTGGAACAGGCTGAGACGGCTGCCCGGAACGGAGAAAGTATCGGTTCCGGCGCTAAAGAGATCGGTTTGGACACGCCACAGGCGGATCAAGACGGGGCTGCTAATGATGACATACCACCGCTGGAAAAATTTCATACGCCGGACATCCGCACCATTGACCAGCTTACAGCGGCATTCGGCTTGAAGCCGGAGCAAATCATCAAGACGCTGATTTACAAGGCGGGCGGCGATATCGTTGCGGTGCTTGTGCGGGGGGATCATGAGGTCAATGAAATCAAGTTGGGCAAATATTTGGGAGCGGAGGACATCGCGCTTGCGGATGACAGTACGGTAGCTGCGGCGGCGGGCGTGATCAGCGGTTATGTCGGCCCGGCCGGACTTAAGCTGCCGGTGCTTGCCGATTATGCCGTTGCGGCAATGACGGAGGGCACCACTGGCGCCGGGGAACGGGACTATCATCTCCGGGGAGTCCGGCCCGGCCGCGATTTTCCGCTTGCTCATATCGGCGATTTTCGCAATGCCGCAGAGGGGGACCAGTGTCCGCGCTGCCGTGAAGGGCATTTGACGCTGCACCGGGGAATCGAAATCGGTCATGTGTTCAAGCTGGGAACCCGGTACAGCGATAAGCTTTCGGCCGCGTTTCTGGATGCTTCCGGCAGGGAACGGAGCATGATCATGGGCTGCTACGGTGTAGGCATATCCCGGCTGCTGGCGGCGGTTGCCGAGCAGAACGCCGGAGAAGGGGGAATTGCCTGGCCTGATGCGCTGGCGCCTTTTGAGGTGCAGGTCATTATCGTCTCGATCAAGGACGAAGCGCAGGCCGCGCTGGCGGAGAAGCTGTATGGCACGCTGAAAAAGCTTGGTCTTGAGGTGCTGCTGGATGACCGGGATGAGCGCCCAGGCGTTAAATTTAAAGACTCCGGCCTGATCGGCACGCCGCAGGTTGTGGTCATCGGCAGGGAGGCGGCGATTGAGAGAGTGGAGTATGAGAACCGTGTAAGCGGAGTTAAAGAGACACTCGGGTTCGAAGAGGCCGTTTTACGAATCACGGAACATGTTAAAACCTCAACTTTCGCAGACTAA
- a CDS encoding YheC/YheD family protein, translating to MQLSLYKVKGKMIKHQILLNQPEIRPYLPETHWFSADRAVQMLKKYPTIFIKPNGGSGGAGIIRVRKTVNGYETAHDRSRQRLGSPSLHRTLRSYERSPKQYIVQRGLDLASYKGKLFDLRIYLQKPAGQWMVSGTVARVAAPHRFVTNHTRGGHAASLPRVLLPIYGNNRSKVRHSMNTIKKLSLIIAKTLNKSFSDLRELGIDFGIDKKGRIWFIEANSRPAHHLFTQLPDKTMLRRIRRNKRLIFVE from the coding sequence ATGCAATTGTCCCTGTACAAAGTAAAAGGAAAGATGATTAAGCACCAGATCCTGCTAAACCAACCGGAAATTCGTCCCTATTTGCCCGAAACCCATTGGTTCTCGGCAGACAGAGCCGTGCAAATGTTGAAGAAGTACCCGACCATCTTTATCAAACCCAACGGCGGCAGCGGCGGGGCAGGTATTATCCGTGTCCGGAAAACCGTTAACGGGTATGAAACGGCTCACGACCGAAGCCGCCAAAGGCTCGGCTCCCCTTCATTGCACAGGACTCTCCGCTCTTACGAGCGGTCGCCGAAACAATACATTGTGCAGAGGGGCCTTGACCTCGCCTCCTATAAGGGCAAGTTGTTCGATCTCCGCATCTATCTGCAGAAGCCGGCAGGCCAGTGGATGGTTTCCGGCACTGTGGCTAGGGTCGCTGCTCCGCACCGCTTTGTGACAAATCACACAAGAGGAGGTCATGCCGCATCGCTTCCCAGGGTTCTTTTGCCCATCTACGGAAACAATCGAAGTAAAGTGCGCCATAGCATGAATACGATCAAGAAGCTTTCTCTTATCATAGCCAAGACGCTGAATAAGTCGTTCTCGGACCTTCGCGAATTGGGGATTGATTTTGGAATCGACAAAAAAGGCCGAATCTGGTTTATCGAAGCCAACTCCCGACCTGCCCACCATTTATTTACCCAGCTCCCCGACAAGACCATGCTGCGGCGGATTCGCAGAAACAAACGCCTGATTTTTGTCGAATAA
- a CDS encoding DsbA family protein, whose translation MQNSQNKKKKSGNLYALPMVLAGLVVILAVALGLVLTRGKAGEAADLSNLPNYTDVKGTIVVNGLKYEKQPRLGNPDAKVKVIEFADFKCPACKKWTQTYMERFIKDYVDSGKVEYYFMNFAFIDRDSYLAASAGEAIYHQSNEKFWEYVTKLYDHQGDESKIWATEKFILKFVKDNIGGIDYAQFEKDLKNQTYMLDVKEDFKIAGSYGVNGTPKFMVNGALLKDSSYDSLKAAIDKQLAENSN comes from the coding sequence ATGCAGAACAGCCAGAATAAGAAGAAAAAGTCAGGGAACCTTTATGCGCTGCCCATGGTGCTGGCAGGACTGGTCGTTATCCTTGCGGTCGCGCTCGGACTCGTTCTGACCAGAGGAAAAGCAGGAGAAGCTGCGGATTTGAGCAATCTGCCCAACTACACGGATGTGAAAGGGACGATCGTGGTTAACGGTCTCAAATACGAGAAGCAGCCCCGGCTCGGAAATCCGGACGCCAAGGTTAAGGTGATTGAGTTTGCCGATTTTAAATGTCCCGCCTGCAAGAAGTGGACGCAAACCTACATGGAGCGGTTCATCAAGGATTATGTGGATTCCGGCAAGGTCGAATACTACTTCATGAACTTTGCCTTTATCGACCGCGACTCCTATCTGGCCGCCAGCGCCGGCGAAGCGATCTATCATCAGAGCAACGAGAAGTTCTGGGAATATGTGACCAAGCTGTACGATCATCAGGGGGACGAGAGCAAGATTTGGGCAACCGAGAAGTTCATCCTGAAATTCGTGAAGGACAATATTGGCGGCATCGATTACGCCCAGTTCGAGAAAGATCTCAAGAACCAGACCTATATGCTGGATGTAAAAGAGGACTTCAAAATCGCCGGCTCCTACGGCGTGAACGGCACTCCCAAGTTTATGGTGAACGGTGCGCTTCTGAAGGATTCCTCCTATGACAGTTTGAAGGCCGCCATCGATAAGCAGCTGGCGGAGAACAGCAACTAA
- a CDS encoding 2-aminoethylphosphonate aminotransferase, which translates to MGTVKRTILLNPGPATTTDTVKYAQIVPDICPREQEFGRLMEDISVELTRLVADDARYATVLFGGSGTAAVESILSSVASDDAVVIINNGAYGRRMCEISAAYGLNYLEFKSSPEQAVDVPALEAAIRNSRQPVSHVAVVHNETTTGLLTDIEAIGKLCAKYRLDLIVDAMSSFGAIPIQMESMNIRYLAASSNKNLQGMPGISFVVADKSKLESLKSAKPRNYYLNLPAQYEHFVKTRQMRFTPPVQTLYALKQAIEELKGEGLAERYARYAKSWETLIHGMSLRGLKHLVAEKDHSRTVTSFLEPDCEGFDFQAMHDFFYARGFTIYPGKIEDLRTFRIANIGDISFKDIEAFLTLLDEYLLSIGYSMRKAVD; encoded by the coding sequence ATGGGGACCGTAAAAAGAACGATTTTGCTCAACCCCGGTCCTGCAACGACGACAGACACCGTGAAATATGCCCAGATCGTACCGGATATTTGTCCCCGTGAGCAAGAATTTGGAAGATTGATGGAAGACATTTCTGTGGAGTTGACCCGCCTGGTTGCCGATGACGCCCGTTACGCCACCGTTCTGTTTGGCGGTTCGGGAACTGCCGCGGTGGAATCGATCCTGTCTTCCGTCGCCTCGGACGATGCGGTGGTCATCATCAATAACGGCGCTTACGGCAGGCGGATGTGCGAGATCTCGGCTGCTTACGGATTGAATTACCTGGAATTCAAAAGCTCTCCCGAGCAAGCGGTCGATGTGCCTGCGCTTGAAGCTGCGATCCGCAATTCCCGGCAGCCCGTATCTCACGTCGCCGTCGTTCACAATGAAACGACAACCGGCCTGTTAACCGACATCGAGGCGATAGGAAAGCTATGCGCGAAATACCGGCTGGACCTGATCGTGGACGCGATGAGTTCCTTCGGAGCCATCCCCATCCAAATGGAATCGATGAATATCCGTTATTTGGCGGCCAGCTCCAACAAAAATCTTCAGGGTATGCCGGGAATCTCTTTTGTCGTGGCGGATAAAAGCAAGCTGGAATCCCTGAAATCCGCGAAGCCGCGGAACTATTACCTGAATTTGCCTGCGCAATACGAGCATTTTGTGAAAACCCGGCAAATGCGATTTACCCCGCCGGTGCAAACCCTGTACGCCCTCAAACAGGCCATCGAAGAATTGAAGGGGGAAGGTTTGGCCGAAAGGTACGCAAGGTACGCAAAATCCTGGGAAACGCTGATTCATGGCATGTCCCTGCGGGGACTGAAACATCTGGTTGCGGAAAAGGATCATTCCCGAACCGTGACTTCCTTCCTTGAGCCGGACTGCGAAGGCTTTGATTTTCAAGCGATGCATGATTTTTTTTACGCCCGGGGCTTTACCATCTATCCCGGCAAAATCGAGGATTTACGCACTTTTCGCATCGCGAATATCGGAGACATCAGCTTCAAGGATATCGAAGCCTTTTTGACGCTGCTGGATGAGTACCTGTTAAGCATCGGTTATTCTATGCGAAAGGCAGTTGACTAA
- the aepX gene encoding phosphoenolpyruvate mutase — MNKSTRLKQLINSPKTEYLMEAHNGLSAKIVEEAGFQGIWASGLTISAAMGVRDNNEASWTQVLDVLEFMSDATSIPILLDGDTGYGNFNNARRLVKKLEQRQIAGVCIEDKLFPKTNSFINSETQPLADIDEFCGKIKAMKDTQQDEDFTVVARVEAFIAGWGLKEALKRAEAYRQAGADAILMHSKKADISEIEAFMKAWNGRHPVVVVPTKYYATPTERFQELGISTVIWANHNLRASVEAMQGITHKIFREESIMDVENRVAGVNEIFRLQRADELQAAEGKYLPSPGKPEGDRP, encoded by the coding sequence ATGAACAAATCCACCCGATTGAAGCAGTTGATCAATTCACCAAAAACGGAGTACTTAATGGAAGCCCATAACGGTTTGTCGGCAAAGATTGTGGAAGAAGCCGGCTTTCAAGGAATCTGGGCGAGCGGCCTCACCATCTCAGCGGCCATGGGTGTCCGTGACAACAACGAAGCTTCCTGGACGCAGGTGCTGGATGTGCTGGAATTTATGAGCGACGCGACGTCCATTCCCATCCTGCTCGATGGAGACACAGGCTACGGAAACTTCAATAATGCCCGGCGTCTTGTTAAAAAATTGGAGCAGCGCCAGATCGCGGGCGTATGCATCGAAGATAAGCTGTTTCCGAAAACGAACTCTTTTATCAACAGCGAGACTCAGCCGCTTGCAGACATCGACGAGTTTTGCGGCAAGATCAAAGCCATGAAGGATACGCAGCAGGATGAGGATTTTACGGTGGTCGCGAGAGTGGAAGCCTTCATCGCCGGCTGGGGTCTGAAGGAAGCCCTGAAACGGGCCGAAGCATACCGGCAAGCAGGCGCCGACGCCATCCTGATGCACAGCAAAAAGGCGGATATCTCGGAGATCGAGGCTTTCATGAAAGCCTGGAACGGCAGACATCCGGTGGTCGTGGTGCCCACTAAGTATTATGCCACGCCAACGGAACGCTTTCAGGAGCTTGGGATCAGCACCGTCATCTGGGCCAACCACAACTTGCGCGCCTCGGTTGAGGCCATGCAGGGAATCACGCATAAGATCTTCCGCGAAGAAAGCATCATGGATGTGGAAAACCGCGTAGCAGGCGTTAACGAGATTTTCCGGCTGCAGCGAGCCGATGAGCTTCAGGCGGCCGAAGGCAAATACCTCCCTTCCCCGGGCAAGCCGGAGGGTGATCGGCCATGA
- a CDS encoding type IA DNA topoisomerase: protein MKTLIIAEKPDMGRNIAAAIDPKAKNHRSYLEGEQYIITWAIGHLIELAEPEAYDPKYKRWNIGDLPIIPEQFKLVPNRKTIDQLKVIGELAKRSSLLINSCDAGREGQHIFSLIQRHLKLKQPVKRLWISDLTPETIRKGFQELKDGAEYDNLTKAAKARSEADWLIGMNGSRAFTTRHNVLLSVGRVQTPVLALIYERQKTIEAFSSLKFYQVEGHFSQGDTSYKGLWQGDRLTEKDKAEALAAKVKGKPGRIASYEVKDTKEYPNRLYDLTLLQREANGKFGFSAKKTLDTAQALYEKHKVISYPRTNSNYVTEQNIPEMHKTLSSLTGTAYDEWVQGANRSLVHKGNKFVCNPAKVEDHHAILPTGRKAAGLGPDEQKLYDLIVRRFLSQFYPAAEYKMHTVITEVEAEKFKTTVKELLSLGWKVIYSDQKKDKPKGSKAKGKEEEEEEETEVSEPFSVVPSEGVHCSDAIVKEKETQPPKAFTEGTLLKAMESAGKQIEDGELRDAMKDSGLGTPATRAATIERLKKVGYIEMQGKKIGITQKGRTAIELIRGAGVELLTSPEMTGQWERRLNEISRGAASDLQFMENVKKFAAMIVDKVRAQSRADKMSFEIADPSSGTRGKGKSGTRRSGGGRDGSGGGNRQSDASGKAGGEAGGLDKGGAAGRSAATAAASPAPRGTKTGGDTPRDNASPGRRSAKSGSDAKEAAAARPAAPKFIGACPRPGCGGQIFMGRKGYGCSHYKEGCGFVIWKESYGRQLTDIQIKALIEKGRTAKLKLVLSDGSAVEGKLVLRSPETGELTVEIV from the coding sequence TTGAAGACACTGATCATTGCGGAAAAACCGGATATGGGACGGAACATCGCCGCCGCAATTGACCCGAAAGCCAAAAATCACCGTTCCTACCTCGAAGGGGAGCAGTATATTATTACCTGGGCCATCGGGCATCTGATCGAACTGGCGGAGCCCGAGGCATACGATCCGAAATATAAGCGGTGGAATATTGGCGACCTGCCGATCATTCCCGAGCAGTTCAAGCTCGTGCCGAACCGGAAGACCATTGATCAGCTTAAAGTGATCGGGGAACTGGCGAAGCGCAGCAGCTTGCTGATTAACTCCTGCGACGCCGGGCGGGAGGGGCAGCATATTTTTTCACTGATCCAGCGGCATTTGAAGCTGAAGCAGCCGGTCAAGCGGCTGTGGATTTCCGACCTTACACCCGAGACGATCCGCAAAGGCTTCCAGGAGCTGAAGGACGGGGCGGAGTATGACAACTTGACCAAAGCAGCCAAAGCCCGCAGCGAAGCCGACTGGCTGATCGGAATGAACGGCTCGCGGGCCTTCACCACAAGGCATAATGTGCTTCTATCGGTTGGCCGGGTGCAGACGCCGGTTCTTGCCCTGATTTATGAACGGCAGAAGACGATCGAAGCTTTTTCGTCGCTGAAATTTTATCAGGTGGAGGGCCACTTTTCTCAGGGAGATACGTCTTACAAGGGCTTGTGGCAGGGCGACCGCCTGACCGAAAAGGACAAAGCGGAGGCGCTCGCGGCCAAGGTCAAAGGAAAGCCGGGGCGCATTGCCTCATACGAGGTCAAGGATACGAAAGAATATCCGAACAGACTATATGATCTGACGCTATTGCAGCGTGAAGCGAACGGCAAATTCGGTTTTTCGGCCAAAAAAACGCTCGACACCGCCCAAGCGCTGTACGAGAAGCATAAGGTGATTTCGTATCCACGGACGAATTCCAACTACGTCACCGAGCAGAATATCCCCGAGATGCACAAGACGCTGTCCTCGCTTACGGGAACGGCTTACGATGAATGGGTCCAAGGTGCGAACCGGAGCCTCGTGCACAAAGGCAATAAGTTTGTCTGCAATCCGGCGAAGGTTGAGGATCACCATGCCATTCTGCCGACGGGGCGCAAAGCGGCGGGGCTCGGTCCCGACGAGCAGAAGCTGTACGATCTTATTGTCCGGCGCTTTCTCTCGCAGTTCTATCCCGCAGCCGAATACAAGATGCACACTGTCATCACTGAAGTGGAAGCGGAAAAATTCAAGACGACGGTCAAAGAGCTTCTGAGCCTCGGCTGGAAGGTCATTTACAGCGATCAGAAGAAGGACAAGCCGAAGGGAAGCAAAGCAAAGGGCAAGGAAGAAGAAGAGGAAGAAGAGACGGAGGTCAGCGAGCCGTTCTCCGTTGTTCCCAGCGAAGGTGTGCATTGTAGTGACGCTATCGTAAAGGAGAAGGAAACCCAACCGCCGAAGGCTTTTACGGAAGGCACTTTGTTAAAAGCCATGGAAAGCGCGGGCAAGCAGATCGAGGACGGGGAGCTGCGCGACGCCATGAAGGATTCGGGGCTGGGAACCCCGGCAACGAGAGCGGCCACGATCGAGCGGCTGAAAAAGGTCGGCTACATTGAGATGCAGGGAAAAAAGATTGGGATTACGCAAAAGGGACGGACGGCGATTGAATTGATCCGCGGGGCAGGCGTCGAGCTGCTGACTTCTCCGGAAATGACGGGCCAATGGGAGCGCCGCCTGAATGAAATCTCGCGCGGAGCGGCGTCGGATCTGCAATTTATGGAGAATGTAAAAAAGTTCGCGGCGATGATCGTGGATAAGGTGCGGGCGCAATCCCGGGCGGACAAAATGTCCTTTGAAATCGCCGACCCATCTTCCGGCACAAGAGGGAAAGGAAAGAGCGGCACCCGGCGTTCAGGCGGCGGGAGGGACGGCTCCGGTGGCGGCAATCGGCAGAGCGACGCTTCCGGGAAAGCGGGAGGCGAGGCTGGCGGACTCGACAAAGGCGGGGCTGCTGGCCGGTCCGCCGCAACAGCTGCCGCTTCTCCGGCGCCACGCGGCACGAAGACGGGCGGCGATACCCCGCGCGACAACGCTTCTCCAGGACGGCGGAGCGCGAAGTCCGGTTCCGATGCCAAGGAAGCGGCTGCTGCCCGGCCTGCCGCGCCCAAGTTCATCGGAGCCTGCCCGCGTCCCGGCTGCGGAGGCCAAATCTTTATGGGACGCAAGGGGTATGGCTGCTCTCATTACAAGGAAGGCTGCGGTTTTGTCATCTGGAAGGAAAGCTACGGCAGACAGCTTACCGACATCCAGATTAAGGCGCTGATCGAAAAAGGCCGCACCGCCAAGCTGAAGCTGGTGCTGTCGGACGGTTCGGCAGTGGAAGGCAAGCTGGTGCTCAGAAGCCCGGAGACGGGCGAACTGACAGTGGAAATCGTATAA
- the aepY gene encoding phosphonopyruvate decarboxylase, whose product MIPTGQFGAELHRLGFHFYTGVPCSYLKNLINYAINDCEYIGAANEGDAVAIAAGAYLGGKKPVVLMQNSGLGNAVSPLTSLLYPFRIPLLGFVSLRGEPGVPDEPQHELMGQITPQMLELMQVEWQYLSSEMAEAKQQLLQAVRVTEQNRPFFFVVRKGTFEPEELRSQTPLLAANQTVRVKHKRDQLPTRYEALSLLHAQRDSHTVYLATTGKTGRELYDIADHAGNFYMVGSMGCISSFGLGLALTQTKKDIVAIDGDGSLLMRMGALSTIGCYGPSNLLHILLDNNAHDSTGGQKTVSHNLDFVKIAAASGYAHSIYVHQLSELEAVLSEWKEAKKLTFLHMRIAAGSKEPLGRPHIRPFEVKERLVEFLGK is encoded by the coding sequence ATGATCCCTACCGGACAATTCGGAGCGGAATTGCACCGGCTTGGATTTCACTTTTATACCGGGGTGCCGTGTTCCTACTTGAAGAATTTGATCAACTATGCCATCAACGACTGCGAATATATCGGGGCGGCCAATGAGGGAGACGCGGTGGCCATTGCGGCCGGCGCTTACCTGGGCGGGAAAAAGCCCGTTGTCCTCATGCAAAACTCGGGGCTCGGCAACGCCGTTTCGCCTTTGACGTCCCTCCTGTACCCGTTTCGCATCCCCCTCCTCGGTTTTGTCAGCCTGCGGGGCGAACCCGGCGTTCCCGACGAACCCCAGCATGAGCTGATGGGACAGATTACGCCGCAGATGCTGGAGCTGATGCAGGTGGAATGGCAATACCTGTCTTCAGAGATGGCTGAAGCCAAGCAACAACTGCTGCAAGCTGTTCGGGTCACGGAACAGAACCGGCCTTTTTTCTTTGTCGTTCGCAAGGGAACGTTTGAACCGGAAGAGCTGCGCAGCCAGACTCCGCTCCTGGCGGCGAATCAAACCGTTCGAGTCAAGCACAAGAGAGACCAGCTTCCCACCCGGTACGAAGCGCTGTCTCTCCTCCATGCCCAAAGAGACAGCCATACTGTCTATCTTGCCACAACCGGCAAGACGGGCAGAGAGCTGTACGATATCGCGGACCATGCCGGCAATTTTTACATGGTAGGCTCCATGGGATGCATCAGTTCGTTCGGGCTCGGGTTGGCCTTGACCCAAACCAAGAAAGACATTGTCGCCATCGACGGAGACGGCTCCTTGCTCATGCGCATGGGCGCTCTGTCAACAATCGGCTGCTACGGTCCTTCCAATTTGCTGCACATTCTGCTGGACAACAACGCTCATGATTCAACCGGAGGTCAGAAAACCGTTTCGCATAATCTTGATTTCGTGAAAATCGCAGCCGCCAGCGGCTATGCCCACTCCATTTATGTCCACCAGTTGAGCGAGCTGGAGGCCGTTTTGAGCGAATGGAAGGAAGCGAAAAAGCTGACCTTCCTCCATATGAGAATCGCCGCCGGCTCCAAGGAGCCGCTCGGCCGGCCCCACATCCGGCCCTTTGAAGTGAAAGAGCGGTTAGTGGAATTTCTAGGAAAATAG
- a CDS encoding YheC/YheD family protein, whose amino-acid sequence MPLPNSKNKFLKYRFMNSSPYLRPYMPETRWMTALSFQQMLTKYKKVIVKPVGGSRGQGVFQVSALGNHLYEVHIENRKYKVRGKRQAFALIKRQVGARGYMVQRCISRADINGRPFDMRVIVQRKTNSPDWVVTAKVAKVAGSGYIVSNIERSKGTILPVGTALRHSSLKGHSPHLLQKNLDRVALRSTFKLKELFPEHRIYGFDLALDRHGRVWIIEGNLFPSRSHFRKLEDKTMLRRINAYKLG is encoded by the coding sequence ATGCCATTACCGAACAGCAAGAACAAGTTTCTGAAATACCGGTTTATGAATAGCTCCCCGTATTTACGGCCTTATATGCCGGAGACGAGATGGATGACGGCTTTATCGTTTCAGCAGATGTTAACCAAATACAAGAAAGTGATTGTGAAACCCGTAGGCGGCAGCCGGGGACAGGGGGTCTTCCAGGTTTCGGCGCTTGGAAACCATCTGTACGAAGTACACATCGAGAACAGAAAATACAAAGTGCGAGGAAAGCGGCAAGCTTTTGCATTGATAAAAAGGCAGGTCGGAGCCCGCGGCTATATGGTTCAACGCTGCATCTCCCGAGCGGACATCAACGGGCGTCCATTTGATATGCGGGTTATCGTTCAGCGCAAAACAAATTCCCCGGATTGGGTCGTTACCGCGAAAGTGGCAAAAGTGGCAGGCAGCGGTTATATCGTCTCCAATATCGAGCGAAGCAAGGGGACGATTCTGCCGGTCGGAACCGCCCTCCGGCATTCTTCCTTGAAAGGGCACTCCCCACACCTCCTGCAAAAGAATCTGGACCGGGTTGCCCTGCGGTCTACCTTCAAGTTAAAGGAATTATTCCCGGAGCATCGGATATACGGCTTTGATCTGGCGCTGGATCGCCATGGCCGCGTCTGGATCATTGAAGGGAACCTCTTCCCGTCAAGGTCCCATTTCCGGAAGCTGGAGGATAAAACGATGCTTCGCCGGATCAATGCGTATAAATTGGGATAG